CTATGAGTATTATTTGAACGAGTAATCGAGTAAAAAGTTGTAACAAGTAGGTTCGGGACATCATTACGGCTAACGGAAGCCGGAAGTGACCAAAGGAGAAGCTATCTCCCCTTCCATTAAAGTAGAAAATAGTTGGTTCACCGGAAAAAGGTGGTTAACATTTGGATCCGGGGTAAAAGCGGCCACAATCAACACGCACACATcccatactgtagtgtactGGTAGCAACCTACTTATAGCAAACCATACCCCTTGGTTTGGTTAGCACGTCTTCAATTTACACCCTATAGACGACTGGCGCTATGATAAACAAATGCTATAAGCCGCTTCTTGGCGTGGACAGGAGACCGGAGGAAGCAGACGGGGTCACTAGCACCTATCGTCGCGTACAATACGGCTCTCTGAGACACTGATCAGCTCCAAAGGGTAATACGACGCCGGTCTTAGGCGTTCAAGGACAAAGGTGCATTCCAGGGCTGGGGGATCATGGAACCAACCTAACCGACACTTAAAACCGAACTAATGGAGCTGGTGCAGAGGACATGCCACTAACAGCCGACTAGTGTGCGTTTTTTCGATTGTAGTGAAGCAACTCGTAAGATTTAGTGCGGTCTAGAACGTGAGAAGGCGAGCTATTTCGATAGAGCTTGGTACTGTCGGTCGCCAGTATCACGACGACTCGTGAAGCTCCGTTCCATCATTGACAATAGCAGCTTTGGGCAAGTACGAGTGTCCGTGAAAGTAGCTGCAACAGTCAGAAGGAAGAGGTACGAGCCATACATGAGAGCCGCCGTCCTTTGTTCTGCCCTCCGTGGTCTAGCGTCGATCCAACGTTACTTTTGCCAAAGTTTCGCCTCCGTAGAAAATCTGACAATCAGAGTGTCCGCAACAGGAAGAAAAGGGGCCATATGACGTAGGGTTAGGAGAATGCCTGAGACATGACTGGATGAGTGTGGGTGTCGGTAAATGGACATGTCGTTTGAGATGTGGATTAAAAACATCCTTTTGTGGCAAGTAATAGTCCCCTCTTGCCATATCGTTGAAAGCCGTCATCATTGGAGCACCCGTTTAGGTGCGATACTTGCTGTTGCATCCCTCCACCATGTTATGCGTGCCAACTGTTTCTCCCACAGTCTTCACGAATACGTGATCTAAAAGTGTCTTCGAAGTTTATCAGATCTAGGTTGAAAGTCTTTTTTTGGCCCTCAATGGTAACCGGCAGCTCAATCCAGCGATGTGGtgcagtacgagtacaaggaaTGCTGGCAATTGATTTCCACGGATATAGACCCGATCAAGACGAAAGCGAGACTGGTCAGCTGACTGCCTGAGATTTCCCGCCTAGTAAAAGTATGGTATTACAGCCCAATTAATAAAACAGCCATGCCAAACACAAAATTGCAAAGATACTATTAATTACAGGAGCTACAAAAAGTAGCTGAAGGATACGACAGCCAACATCGGAGGGGCTCCTAGTGTTCGAAAGTGGGTGAAAAAAGGGACAATGCAACCGCACACCCCCCATCACGACACTCCCCACCCTCGATCCGGCTTTCCAGCGGGATAAGAGCGTATTTTACCTGCCTCCCCTATGTCCTCCGTTGAGCTAAACACCTTATACGTATTAGTGATGTGCATGCATGCACCCGATCGTGTCTTGTCTTGAGCTAACACTTGTGTCAAACAACTCAAAAGTCACTCACGTAATCTCACCCACAAACCGACTTGGACTCTCTCTTAAAACATCCACAGCAGACGTCAATCTTCCCCACTCACACAGTAGATCACTCACAATACACACCACTCACAATACACATACCACTCACAACGCCACCCTCCACCATGTCTGCAGACCACCAATACCAACAAGCCGGGCAGGAAATCAACAGAGAGGGAGAAGCAGGTGTAGGAGACGACCTCAGCAACATGAGAAGTCTGTACCAAACAATaaacgacgacaaggatATCATGACGTCCTCGGGACTGCCGCCGGGAAAAGACAACATTCAGCATTCTCTCAACATTCTGCGAGCAGCACAAAGCCATCTGAAAGAAACCGGCTCCGTCAAGGGAGTCTACTCCTCTTCAGGCTTCGACATCGTGTCACTACTATACCAGGTTATCAACCGAAAGAACCCGCAGGTCGATATCGGACCGGTTGATCTCTCATGCTCTTTCCTTGTCACCGATGTCTCCACCGACGACAACCACATTGTGTACATGAGCGGCGCATTTGAGCAGCTCACAGGTTACCCTGAGGCATATATCATCAACCAAAATTGCCGATTCCTACAGAATCCCCAGGGCGCACCACGACCCGCCGAAGCAGGTTTCACCGACGCTGCCTCCGTCTTCGCTCTTCGAAAGGCCATCACAAACGGGAACGAGGTCCAGGTCCCATTACTCAACTACAAGCGAGGAGGCGAGTCCTTCGTCAACATGGTTACTTGCATCCCTCTGTTCCTCGACAAGGCCGACAAGGATCGAGTCACCCACTTCATCGGTTTCCAGATGGACCTCAACCAGTACCCGGACGCCATTCTGCAGCGAATGCTCAACGGAAGTTACACCATGAATTACCGTCTGTCTTCAATTCCCCGACAACCGCGAGTCATTAAACCCGCCTCGCCTGCAGGCGTGGATATCATGTCTACCATCACATCCACAGATCCTCTATccaccgaggagctggtgcAGCGATTCCTTTACCATACCTCCGCAGATACCATCATGACTGTGTCGCTCAAGGGCCAGATCGTGCAGGTTTCACCTGCCGTGTACGCCCAACTCGAATACACCCCCGAGGAGGTCGTTGGACTGTCTCTGGCAGACTTCATCCACCCTTCCGACGTCACTGTGGTTCTTCGAGAGCTGCGAGAGATTCCCGTCACCAAGACACTCTCTACATTATTCCGAATCCGAACCAAGCGATCGGGATACATCTGGATGGATGCCCATGGAAAGATTAACGGCGGTTTCAAGCGAATGACTCACTGTGTGGTTTTCACATTGCGACATCGACCCGTATCCGGACTGCCCCTCAAGGTTGTTCTAGAGTCTTTCGACAAGAACGTTATTGACACTAAGCCCAACAGCGAGGCTCTCGACATGGACccctctccttcttcttccgaggGAGCCACAGCTATCGGAAACttcaagcgaaagaagTTTTCTGTGCTGCCTAAGGAATCTATTATGCCCATGGACCTGTGGCTTCGAGTCTCTCACAACGGACTGATTCTATACACAGCTCGTACAGTCCAGTACCTGTATGGATACAAAGACATGACCAGTCAGCGACTCCAGACCTTCCTGGAGGATGGCCCAGCTTGGGACGAGCTCATGGAAGTGGTTGGTTCTACTAGACGTATCACCACCGCCTTCCTGCGTCTCAAGAATGCCTCTGGCTTCTCAGTCATCTCTCGAGCGATCATCTATCCTGGCGAGATCTTTGGCGGCAAGCTGGTCGACGCTTCTGTACAACTCACCCCTCTTTCAGAGTCTTCGGCTCCTctgattgagaagatgggTCTACAGAAGTTTGGCAAcatcaagtacaagcacggTCCCTGCCAAGAAGCCTTTTCCCTCCACCAGGACTCTATCATCGGTAAGCGACAGGAGAGTGTCGAGCCGGAACACGCACCTAAACGAGGCCCCAGCAGTGTTTCTTCCGCCTCCACGACCTCTTCTGCCGCCGCAGCAGCACATGTCCCCTCCCCTCCTTCTGCATCTTCTCAAGCCTCCAATGCTGCTGCTACCATGATTACTCCCCAAGGTTCTTCCGTTGGTCGTTCTTCTGCCTCTGCGTCTTCTGCCGACTCAGACTCTTTCTATAGGACTACCGATGCAAACCTGTTATCCATGGTTGGTCCTTCGCGAGTCAACGGCTGGCAGTTTGAGCACAACCAGCTGCAAGTTggcaacaagaagctggccgAACAGCTTCTTTCTCGAGTTTCTGTCAAATAACCCTAATGACGAAGCTATgatttatatatattggGTAATACAAATGGTTATTGTAcaaatttttttttagagATCGGCGATTTCAAGACTATATTAATGGACATAAACGTATACCGTACCCCACAGATGCTtacagtacgagcacgAGTGTTAATCATTCATTCACGTGTTTTATCAGAGTTAAGCTGCACTGTCATTGATACTTAGATCTTGTCAACGTGAAAGGTGATGACTTGTTTGGTTATACACCTGGAGATGTTGGGATCCTTGGTGGCAAAGATGGTGGCTTGGGCGGGACCAGGAACACAGTAGTAGTACTCCTTGGGGCCGTCATGCAATTCGAAAGTTCCGTCAGCAGAAATATCGAAAGAGGAACCAATCTGGGTGCCCCCCGTGGTACTGGTTGTGAAATAATCCATGAAAGAATCGTGGGCAATGAGACGGCCCTCGACCGAGAAGGTGTTGTTCTCGTgctcggtgatggtgatgggCTCGCCGTATCCAGAGGCAAAGAGGGTCACTCCGCTGTCAGAAATGGGGTAAAGGGTTTCATCGACACGCTCAGATCCGACCTTCTTGTAGGTCAgtttgtacttgtctcCGACCGTAGCCAGAGCGGCGGTGgccatggtgatgatggtgagGAACTTCATAATGGTGGTGTTTTGCAGAGAAAGATGAAAGATTTTAAGCTGGTTGGGTGAAAGGCCTTTATATATAGATGTTCTTCATGAACGGAAACGATTGTGGACATTTATTGAgacagtacttgtaattgtTCTCTGAAACCTCACTCATCTTTGATAGCCGCCGTGTCTCAGGTACCACCTGCATCGAACTGTATAGAGTTTCGACAAATAACTTATCAGATGGATTTTAGGGGGAGTGGACTGTAGAGATCGCATATAGCGAAATAGATATATTCACAAGGAGCTAGAAATTGCCAATGTTGCGTTATTGCGGTTTGTTACTCATATTTATCTTAGTacatcctccttctctcaaCTCGCCCACATCCTCTTGTGTTCTTAGTTAACCGCGCTCACTTCGAGTGCATACGCCAAGATCGCAGATCGGCCAACCTGCACTACGACATGGAAGCTCAGTCTGTGTGAGCAAGAGACGGTAGTGGGTAGAAAGAGCGCTTCCATGACTTATTTCATTCCACCGGTCCCGTAAAATGGCTTCACTTTGTGTTTAAATGTAGCGTGACAGCCTTACTGCGATCTCCGTGCCGGTTGAACAGCAGCTGTTCCTGAACTATACCTACCTCGAATTTTGGAAGTGACTGGAGTCCATAAATGAACGACAATTCCGCCGCAAAAGGCTCCTACTTTGGATCCACGAGGCCACGAGCAGTTTCAAGTTTATGTAGCAACTCCTCCGTGCCTGACACCAAGGGTttactgtacgagtagctcGGTGGACATTGttcatactgtaccgtgTAAttatgtacatacatactaATGTCCTCGCAGACGGCTGTTGATACAGGCTACAGGGGAATTGTTTGATAATGCCATTTAGATAATTTGGGCAGGAAGGTCTTTGCAGTTCTTTTGGAGCTTTTCCAGCCCAACAGCGTCTGATAATGTTGTAGCTGGTTCTCAATTGCGCTCAAAAATTCCTGTCTTCCCACAAAATCCTAACTAAATCGCCAGTATTTTCTTTACCAGCGTCTCTCTTTTGTCCAGTTCGTCCAGCTCCCTTGAAAGACTGACTGAGTACACAATCGGTTCTTACTACACCAACCCTCCTCAAACCCCGAAAAACTCCAAATCAGCACCTCGGCGGTTAGTCCCGAAACCACTCACCGTGCCTTGTTCCTCCTGACGTCATGTACCACGAGTCAAATGAATGGTGGAGGCTGCGCAATTACTGTAAGTTTAACATGCCAAGCTAGCTATCAATAATATCGCGATGGAATTACAAGTCCGATAATACCGAGTGACTAGAGAacttctcaaactcctccttctaTTACATAGCTCAGGAGAAACACTTCCGCCATCCTCAAATCAACCCACGAACACGTCTCTTGCAAGTCCGCAATTACTTTGTTGAACTCTGTGGTGGCCACCGGCTTATTGTTATGCAGAGCCTAAGCCCCCACCTGAACCCTAAGATGGTTGCTATGAGATATGGATGCTGCGACTGCGGTAAAAATGACAATTGAATCAAGGGGCGCAGATTGGTTATCTCAATTGCTCTTGCAGGTACACAAGGAGCAGTTTGGTTGCTTCAATTGATAAATGTGACC
The Yarrowia lipolytica chromosome 1A, complete sequence genome window above contains:
- a CDS encoding uncharacterized protein (Compare to YALI0A19844g, weakly similar to uniprot|Q01371 Neurospora crassa White collar 1 protein (WC1)), yielding MSADHQYQQAGQEINREGEAGVGDDLSNMRSLYQTINDDKDIMTSSGLPPGKDNIQHSLNILRAAQSHLKETGSVKGVYSSSGFDIVSLLYQVINRKNPQVDIGPVDLSCSFLVTDVSTDDNHIVYMSGAFEQLTGYPEAYIINQNCRFLQNPQGAPRPAEAGFTDAASVFALRKAITNGNEVQVPLLNYKRGGESFVNMVTCIPLFLDKADKDRVTHFIGFQMDLNQYPDAILQRMLNGSYTMNYRLSSIPRQPRVIKPASPAGVDIMSTITSTDPLSTEELVQRFLYHTSADTIMTVSLKGQIVQVSPAVYAQLEYTPEEVVGLSLADFIHPSDVTVVLRELREIPVTKTLSTLFRIRTKRSGYIWMDAHGKINGGFKRMTHCVVFTLRHRPVSGLPLKVVLESFDKNVIDTKPNSEALDMDPSPSSSEGATAIGNFKRKKFSVLPKESIMPMDLWLRVSHNGLILYTARTVQYLYGYKDMTSQRLQTFLEDGPAWDELMEVVGSTRRITTAFLRLKNASGFSVISRAIIYPGEIFGGKLVDASVQLTPLSESSAPLIEKMGLQKFGNIKYKHGPCQEAFSLHQDSIIGKRQESVEPEHAPKRGPSSVSSASTTSSAAAAAHVPSPPSASSQASNAAATMITPQGSSVGRSSASASSADSDSFYRTTDANLLSMVGPSRVNGWQFEHNQLQVGNKKLAEQLLSRVSVK
- a CDS encoding uncharacterized protein (Truncated form of YALI0A19866g, no similarity) — encoded protein: MKFLTIITMATAALATVGDKYKLTYKKVGSERVDETLYPISDSGVTLFASGYGEPITITEHENNTFSVEGRLIAHDSFMDYFTTSTTGGTQIGSSFDISADGTFELHDGPKEYYYCVPGPAQATIFATKDPNISRCITKQVITFHVDKI